From a region of the Nocardia sp. XZ_19_385 genome:
- a CDS encoding YbjN domain-containing protein: protein MDAPATSDEELQARAGACLSLYDVDVRVDPEGSLGFEYEGALCSLRAVNLAPGLDVLTLTCVLAWDRPLKPQLHKRVAERNNALQFGSVTLISHEKLADVMLRYTFPAAGLDDQALATMLLLVLSGAGRARQGLVLP from the coding sequence ATGGACGCACCAGCTACTTCCGACGAGGAACTTCAGGCCCGGGCGGGGGCGTGCCTGTCGCTCTACGACGTGGACGTGCGCGTCGACCCGGAGGGCTCGCTCGGGTTCGAATACGAGGGCGCACTGTGCTCGCTGCGCGCTGTCAACCTCGCGCCCGGCCTAGACGTGCTCACCCTCACCTGCGTACTGGCCTGGGATCGTCCACTGAAGCCGCAGCTGCACAAGCGAGTTGCCGAGCGCAACAACGCTTTACAGTTCGGCTCGGTCACCCTGATCAGCCACGAGAAGCTGGCCGACGTGATGCTCCGCTACACCTTCCCGGCCGCGGGCCTCGACGACCAAGCGCTTGCGACCATGCTCCTGCTGGTCCTCTCCGGCGCGGGCCGCGCCCGCCAGGGCTTGGTTCTCCCCTGA
- a CDS encoding TenA family protein: MSLAAHLEQLGRPLVEEQLAHPTVVGIAKGDLDEPVFRSWLEQDYLFLLDYVRVFSRLAWQAPAAHLGDLVDLAHATFHEELSLHRSLAAEFGADLDGAVKGEPCVNYTAFLLDSAATYADGLAALYPCMWGYSTLGTRLAENPPTEPRYRRWVDAYADPGFAALTARCAQMLDESGADPARAEALFLEGMRHEIAFWDVPR, translated from the coding sequence ATGAGTCTTGCAGCACACCTGGAGCAGCTCGGCCGCCCACTGGTCGAGGAACAACTGGCGCACCCCACCGTGGTCGGCATCGCGAAGGGCGATCTCGACGAGCCGGTATTCCGCTCCTGGCTGGAGCAGGACTACCTGTTCCTGCTCGACTACGTCCGCGTCTTCTCCCGCCTGGCCTGGCAGGCGCCGGCCGCACACCTGGGCGACCTGGTCGACCTCGCGCACGCCACCTTCCACGAGGAACTCTCGCTGCACCGCTCGCTGGCCGCCGAGTTCGGCGCCGACCTGGACGGGGCGGTCAAGGGCGAACCCTGCGTGAACTACACCGCCTTCCTGCTGGATTCGGCCGCCACCTACGCCGACGGCCTGGCCGCCCTCTACCCGTGCATGTGGGGCTACTCGACGCTCGGCACCCGCCTCGCCGAGAACCCGCCCACCGAACCCCGCTACCGCCGCTGGGTCGACGCCTACGCCGACCCCGGCTTCGCGGCACTCACCGCCCGCTGCGCGCAGATGCTCGACGAATCCGGCGCCGACCCGGCCCGCGCGGAAGCGCTGTTCCTCGAAGGCATGCGGCACGAGATCGCGTTCTGGGACGTCCCGCGCTGA
- a CDS encoding acyltransferase produces the protein MRVLAPSEQRFVRHGTYTGRTVRVEGELDVAALRTAFLTLQRAYPVLTCRIGEDSEGVGYLLRSGGATVGAWVRDGAVDQVRLPVQPVDPGVQLAYLDVVIGGSAARVTLFAHHSVADAGHCVELVSRLWSFYTDRLTPEDVVPHELPKPVEEYAADRGITGSAVSGFEDVTRPLPPDARTPADPATPAPPSLAQPRRAVLDPVATARIVELGHRPGLTVNGLVTAALLRAYVAETGSTTTASVGCLYPVDLRTRFDPPVARAAGTNMAGLASFAAEVDLTADISLLAHQISSRLHHDLSEGIVQQSVLHFPDFYGPTRIHSLAGHVAVTNTGRVPAFRTPPELTLADYEIVYLSAHPRPSTGASAAVTFLLYTFQGRLTIGVLGGGVAAERLPAAVRRELAGLYAESV, from the coding sequence GTGCGGGTTCTGGCGCCATCGGAACAGCGGTTTGTACGGCATGGGACGTACACCGGGCGGACGGTGCGGGTCGAGGGCGAGCTCGATGTCGCCGCGCTGCGCACCGCGTTCCTGACTCTGCAACGCGCCTACCCGGTGTTGACCTGCCGGATCGGCGAGGACTCCGAGGGGGTCGGCTATCTGCTCCGATCCGGCGGGGCCACGGTCGGCGCGTGGGTGCGTGACGGTGCTGTCGATCAGGTGCGACTGCCGGTCCAGCCGGTGGATCCCGGTGTGCAGCTGGCGTATTTGGATGTGGTGATCGGGGGTTCGGCGGCGCGGGTCACCTTGTTCGCGCATCACAGCGTGGCCGATGCCGGGCACTGCGTGGAGTTGGTGTCGCGGCTGTGGAGCTTCTACACCGATCGCTTGACGCCAGAAGATGTTGTGCCGCACGAGCTTCCGAAGCCGGTGGAAGAGTACGCGGCGGACCGGGGAATCACCGGCAGTGCCGTGTCCGGATTCGAGGACGTGACCCGCCCGCTCCCACCCGACGCACGAACCCCTGCCGATCCGGCGACCCCCGCACCGCCCTCGCTCGCGCAACCGCGGCGCGCGGTGCTGGACCCTGTGGCAACCGCCCGCATCGTCGAACTCGGCCATCGACCGGGGCTGACCGTCAACGGCCTCGTCACCGCCGCCCTGTTACGGGCCTATGTCGCTGAAACCGGCTCCACTACAACAGCTTCGGTAGGTTGCCTGTATCCGGTCGACCTGCGCACCCGGTTCGATCCGCCGGTGGCCCGCGCCGCGGGCACCAACATGGCAGGGCTGGCGTCCTTCGCCGCCGAAGTCGACCTGACCGCCGACATTTCCCTACTGGCACACCAGATCTCGTCCCGTCTGCACCACGACCTCTCCGAAGGCATCGTCCAGCAGTCGGTCCTGCACTTCCCGGACTTCTACGGCCCCACCAGAATTCACTCCCTGGCCGGCCACGTCGCCGTCACCAACACCGGCCGTGTCCCAGCCTTCCGCACCCCACCCGAGCTCACCCTCGCCGACTACGAAATCGTCTACCTCTCCGCACATCCCAGACCCTCCACCGGTGCCTCGGCCGCCGTCACCTTCCTCCTCTACACCTTCCAGGGCCGGTTGACGATCGGCGTGCTGGGTGGGGGAGTCGCGGCGGAGCGGCTGCCCGCGGCCGTGCGGCGTGAGCTGGCCGGTCTGTATGCCGAATCGGTCTAG
- a CDS encoding helix-turn-helix transcriptional regulator — MAAETATHTHNPYRSPGPAPVPSRAVLEDAGELLRALAAPVRIAIVLQLRESPRCVHELVDALGVTQPLVSQHLRILKSAGVVHGERSGREVLYELVDDHLAHIVVDAVAHAEEG, encoded by the coding sequence ATGGCCGCCGAGACCGCCACCCACACGCACAACCCGTACCGCTCCCCCGGCCCCGCGCCGGTCCCCTCCCGAGCCGTGCTGGAGGACGCGGGCGAACTGCTGCGCGCCCTGGCCGCACCGGTCCGCATCGCCATCGTGCTGCAGCTGCGGGAATCGCCGCGCTGTGTGCACGAACTCGTCGACGCGCTCGGGGTGACCCAGCCGCTGGTGAGTCAGCACCTGCGCATCCTGAAGTCCGCCGGCGTCGTCCACGGCGAACGGTCGGGCCGCGAGGTGCTCTACGAATTGGTCGACGATCACCTCGCGCATATCGTGGTCGATGCCGTCGCGCATGCCGAGGAAGGGTGA
- a CDS encoding glycine--tRNA ligase, with translation MENSRVAPKSKVDTVANLAKRRGLVYPCGEIYGGTKSAWDYGPLGVELKENIKKQWWRTMVTSRDDVVGLDSSVILPRQVWEASGHVATFSDPLVESLHTHKRYRADHLIEAYEEKHGHPPANGLADIKDPETGQPGSWTEPRNFSGLLKTYLGPVDDEEGLHYLRPETAQGIFVNFKNVKETARKKPPFGIAQIGKSFRNEITPGNFIFRTREFEQMEMEFFVKPGEDAEWHKYWIDTRMAWYTDLGIDPENLRLFEHPKEKLSHYSAGTTDIEYRFRFQGSEWGELEGIANRTDYDLKTHSEHSGTDLSYSDANTGEKYTPYVIEPAAGLTRSLMAFLVDAYTVDQAPNAKGGMEERISLRLDRRLAPVKAAVLPLSRNADLTPKAKDLAAQLRKHWNVEFDDAGAIGRRYRRQDEIGTPFCITVDFDTLEDQAVTIRERDSMQQERIALDKVEGYLAQHLIGA, from the coding sequence ATGGAGAATTCTCGCGTGGCACCCAAGTCGAAGGTGGACACCGTTGCCAACCTCGCCAAGCGCCGGGGTCTGGTGTACCCGTGCGGTGAGATCTACGGAGGCACCAAGTCGGCATGGGACTACGGTCCGCTCGGTGTCGAGCTCAAGGAGAACATCAAGAAGCAGTGGTGGCGCACCATGGTCACCAGCCGCGACGATGTGGTGGGCCTCGACTCGTCGGTGATCCTGCCGCGCCAGGTCTGGGAGGCCTCCGGCCACGTCGCCACCTTCTCCGATCCGCTGGTCGAATCGCTGCACACACACAAGCGGTATCGCGCCGATCACCTGATCGAGGCCTACGAGGAGAAGCACGGCCACCCGCCGGCCAACGGCCTGGCCGACATCAAGGACCCGGAGACCGGCCAGCCCGGCTCCTGGACCGAGCCCCGCAACTTCTCCGGCCTGCTCAAGACCTACCTCGGCCCGGTCGACGACGAAGAGGGCCTGCATTACCTGCGCCCGGAAACCGCGCAGGGCATCTTCGTCAACTTCAAGAACGTGAAGGAAACCGCGCGCAAGAAGCCGCCGTTCGGCATCGCGCAGATCGGCAAGAGCTTCCGCAACGAGATCACCCCGGGCAACTTCATCTTCCGCACGCGCGAGTTCGAGCAGATGGAGATGGAGTTCTTCGTCAAGCCGGGTGAAGACGCGGAGTGGCACAAGTACTGGATCGATACCCGGATGGCCTGGTACACCGACCTCGGCATCGACCCGGAGAACCTGCGCCTGTTCGAGCACCCGAAGGAAAAGCTGTCGCACTACTCGGCCGGCACCACCGACATCGAGTACCGCTTCCGCTTCCAGGGCAGCGAGTGGGGCGAGCTGGAAGGCATCGCCAACCGCACCGATTACGACCTGAAGACGCACTCCGAGCACTCCGGCACCGACCTGAGCTACTCCGACGCCAACACCGGTGAGAAGTACACGCCGTACGTCATCGAACCGGCGGCCGGTCTGACCCGTTCGCTGATGGCGTTCCTGGTCGACGCCTACACCGTCGATCAGGCGCCGAATGCCAAGGGCGGCATGGAGGAGCGGATCAGCCTGCGCCTGGATCGCCGCCTCGCGCCGGTCAAGGCCGCGGTGCTCCCGCTGTCGCGCAACGCGGATCTGACGCCGAAGGCGAAAGATCTTGCCGCGCAACTGCGTAAGCACTGGAACGTGGAGTTCGACGATGCCGGCGCGATCGGCCGCCGCTACCGTCGCCAGGACGAGATCGGCACGCCGTTCTGCATCACCGTCGACTTCGACACCCTCGAGGATCAGGCGGTCACCATCCGCGAGCGGGATTCGATGCAGCAGGAGCGCATCGCGCTGGACAAGGTCGAGGGCTACCTCGCCCAGCACCTGATCGGCGCCTGA
- a CDS encoding MarR family winged helix-turn-helix transcriptional regulator: protein MANTPSRDQHLVFREYLDAVGLHGMAGAEAAGLQPTEWYAVSLINLAGQMTSGDLAARVGLTTGATTRLIDRIEKAGYLRRTTDPADRRRVIVEAAAETFPDIEDVVGPARRLIAEVLDRYTAEQREVLFDYFAHAAPAYRAAAEEIRAHAARSRRPGPKPKEAASRPTPSASE, encoded by the coding sequence ATGGCAAACACGCCATCACGCGACCAGCACCTGGTCTTCCGCGAGTACCTCGACGCGGTGGGCCTGCACGGCATGGCCGGCGCGGAAGCCGCCGGACTTCAGCCCACCGAGTGGTACGCGGTGAGCCTGATCAACTTGGCCGGGCAGATGACCTCGGGCGACCTGGCCGCCCGCGTAGGCCTGACCACCGGCGCGACGACCCGGCTCATCGACCGCATCGAGAAAGCGGGTTACCTACGCCGCACCACGGATCCAGCCGACCGGCGACGGGTCATCGTCGAAGCCGCAGCCGAGACCTTCCCCGATATCGAGGACGTGGTCGGTCCCGCCCGCCGACTGATCGCCGAGGTTCTGGACCGCTACACGGCCGAGCAGCGCGAGGTCCTCTTCGACTACTTCGCCCATGCGGCGCCCGCCTACCGGGCAGCCGCCGAAGAGATCCGCGCCCACGCCGCACGCAGCCGCCGCCCCGGCCCCAAACCCAAGGAAGCCGCCTCTCGCCCCACCCCTTCCGCGAGCGAGTGA
- a CDS encoding isoprenyl transferase — MDAVILRRDSATTTARSTGQRTVRPPSPHPSGATPPEIPAELVPNHVALVMDGNGRWAQERGLPRTAGHERGEAVLMDAVEGCIEIGVKWLSAYAFSTENWRRSPDEVRFLMGFNRDVIRRRRDEMNEMGVRVRWAGRRPRLWRSVIKELEVAEELTKDNTVMTLTMCVNYGGRAEIADAAREIARRVAAGELDPERVTEATVAKYLDEPDMPDVDLFLRPSGEFRSSNFLIWQSAYAEFVYQSTLFPDFDRRNLWDACLEYAKRDRRFGGTK; from the coding sequence ATGGACGCCGTGATCCTCCGCCGTGACTCCGCAACGACCACTGCGCGCTCGACCGGTCAGCGCACTGTCCGCCCGCCGTCGCCGCACCCGTCCGGGGCGACGCCGCCGGAAATTCCCGCGGAACTGGTACCCAACCACGTCGCGCTGGTGATGGACGGCAACGGCCGCTGGGCGCAGGAGCGCGGACTGCCCCGCACGGCCGGGCATGAGCGCGGCGAAGCGGTGCTCATGGACGCCGTCGAGGGTTGTATCGAGATCGGTGTGAAGTGGCTGTCGGCGTACGCGTTCTCCACCGAGAACTGGCGCCGCAGCCCCGACGAGGTGCGCTTCCTCATGGGCTTCAACCGCGACGTGATCCGCCGTCGTCGTGACGAGATGAACGAGATGGGCGTGCGGGTGCGCTGGGCCGGGCGGCGGCCGCGGCTGTGGCGCAGCGTGATCAAGGAACTCGAGGTCGCCGAGGAGCTGACCAAGGACAACACCGTGATGACGCTGACCATGTGCGTCAACTACGGTGGGCGCGCCGAAATCGCCGATGCGGCACGGGAAATCGCGCGGCGGGTGGCGGCGGGCGAGCTCGACCCGGAGCGGGTCACCGAGGCGACCGTGGCCAAGTACCTGGACGAACCGGATATGCCGGATGTGGATCTGTTCCTGCGTCCGTCCGGTGAGTTCCGCAGCTCGAACTTCCTGATCTGGCAGTCGGCGTACGCGGAGTTCGTCTATCAGTCCACGCTGTTCCCCGACTTCGACCGGCGCAACCTGTGGGATGCCTGCCTCGAGTACGCTAAGCGCGACCGGCGCTTCGGCGGCACCAAGTGA
- a CDS encoding DUF998 domain-containing protein, translated as MAEPRTRALLICGAIAGPLFLAAVALEGATRADYDPVRHPISSLALGPYGWTQTATFLVSGILSLAYAVGLRAALTPGRGRLWAPILVAAWGIGLVGSGVFVTDPVSGYPPGTPGKPAGPTTTGTLHDLFALPVFLGFPVLCLVILARFLGERRLGWAVYTLLTAAGFTACFVLASMGFEQDPGLIEIAGLLQRITIAIAWLWLTLLAVHLLRSGRTDSR; from the coding sequence ATGGCCGAACCACGCACTCGGGCCTTGCTGATCTGTGGCGCGATCGCCGGCCCGCTGTTCCTCGCGGCCGTCGCGCTGGAAGGCGCCACACGCGCGGACTACGACCCGGTGCGCCACCCGATCAGTTCCCTGGCTCTCGGCCCGTACGGCTGGACTCAAACGGCGACCTTCCTGGTCTCCGGGATTCTCTCGCTTGCCTACGCCGTCGGCTTGCGCGCCGCGCTGACGCCGGGCCGGGGCCGGCTATGGGCGCCGATCTTGGTGGCTGCCTGGGGAATTGGGCTGGTCGGCTCGGGGGTGTTCGTGACCGACCCGGTCAGCGGCTACCCGCCCGGCACCCCCGGCAAACCTGCCGGGCCCACCACTACCGGCACTCTGCATGACCTCTTCGCCCTACCGGTGTTCCTGGGGTTCCCGGTGCTGTGCCTGGTCATCCTCGCCCGCTTCCTGGGCGAGCGGCGCCTCGGTTGGGCGGTCTACACGCTGCTCACCGCGGCCGGATTCACCGCGTGCTTCGTGCTGGCGAGCATGGGCTTCGAGCAAGACCCCGGCCTGATCGAAATCGCCGGGCTGCTGCAACGAATCACCATCGCCATCGCCTGGCTGTGGCTCACCCTGCTCGCAGTCCATCTGCTGCGATCCGGGCGCACCGATTCCCGATGA
- a CDS encoding SgcJ/EcaC family oxidoreductase, which translates to MTTQDDKMASTAVVAEAKGPASGKSPKRRRRLLRVLGIGLLAVVAAVGGGYLWLDATSDVHNTGHAECASVTPTGQAAPGDREAVCGVLESLIDAWDRNDADAYGAQFTEDATYATYVGSYYEGRADIVNSHKALFAKFLEGSKLANSYLGIRFLSPDAAIVTGRGDDYTGDAPAELSKVQTYTLVRQADGQWRVAAFHNTQRKSVMERFSFILSPDTRPEAEK; encoded by the coding sequence ATGACCACCCAGGACGACAAGATGGCCAGCACTGCGGTGGTGGCCGAGGCAAAAGGCCCGGCTTCCGGGAAGTCGCCCAAGCGCCGCCGCCGACTGCTGCGCGTGCTCGGCATCGGCCTACTCGCCGTCGTGGCTGCGGTCGGCGGCGGATATCTGTGGCTCGACGCCACTTCCGACGTGCACAACACCGGACACGCCGAGTGCGCGAGTGTCACCCCGACCGGCCAGGCCGCGCCCGGCGACCGCGAGGCGGTGTGCGGTGTACTGGAGTCGCTGATCGACGCCTGGGACCGCAACGACGCCGACGCCTACGGCGCGCAGTTCACCGAGGACGCCACCTACGCCACCTACGTCGGCAGCTACTACGAGGGCCGCGCCGACATCGTCAACTCCCACAAGGCCCTCTTCGCGAAATTCCTCGAGGGCAGCAAACTGGCCAACTCCTACCTCGGCATCCGCTTCCTGTCGCCCGACGCCGCTATCGTCACCGGCCGCGGCGACGACTACACCGGCGATGCGCCGGCCGAGCTGTCCAAGGTCCAGACCTACACACTCGTACGCCAGGCAGACGGCCAATGGCGGGTCGCCGCCTTCCACAACACCCAGCGAAAGTCCGTGATGGAGCGCTTCTCGTTCATCCTCTCCCCAGACACCAGGCCGGAAGCCGAGAAGTGA
- a CDS encoding DUF1707 domain-containing protein produces MGKEELRASDADRQQIADQLRNAMDKGRLSLHEYDDRLQQAYASKTYGELAPLVSDLPAERGKPGQLETPRRIPQWVVIMWIPWAAVNLLMLVIWAATGAGYFWPFWLAVPWGIALLIPTGIGIITGTPPKKHS; encoded by the coding sequence GTGGGCAAGGAAGAGCTGCGCGCCTCCGATGCGGACCGCCAGCAGATCGCGGACCAGTTGCGCAACGCGATGGACAAGGGCCGGTTGTCGCTGCACGAATACGACGACCGGCTGCAGCAGGCCTATGCCTCGAAGACCTACGGCGAGCTGGCCCCGCTGGTGTCCGACCTGCCCGCCGAGCGCGGCAAGCCCGGTCAGCTGGAGACGCCGCGGCGGATACCGCAGTGGGTCGTCATCATGTGGATCCCGTGGGCCGCGGTCAACCTGCTGATGCTGGTGATCTGGGCGGCCACCGGCGCCGGGTACTTCTGGCCGTTCTGGCTGGCGGTGCCGTGGGGCATCGCGCTGCTGATCCCCACCGGAATCGGCATCATCACCGGGACACCGCCCAAGAAGCACAGCTGA
- the recO gene encoding DNA repair protein RecO, translated as MRLYRDEAVVVRQHKLGEADRIVTLLTRQHGLVRAVAKGVRRTKSRFGARLEPFAYVDVQLHPGRTLDVVTQVHTMEAFASDIVDDYGRYTTACAVLETAERLAGEERAPAPRLHALTASALRAIAAKQRPHELILDAYLLRAMGFAGWAPALDECAKCATPGPHRAFHVAAGGAVCVHCRPPGSATPQQGVLDMLVALLKGEWQDVESVPEGVRRQASGLVAAHLQWHLERQLRTLPLIERSTFSA; from the coding sequence GTGCGTTTGTACCGGGATGAGGCGGTGGTGGTCCGCCAGCACAAGCTGGGCGAGGCCGACCGAATCGTCACCTTGCTGACCCGCCAGCACGGGCTGGTGCGGGCAGTGGCCAAGGGGGTGCGGCGCACCAAGTCCCGATTCGGAGCGCGGCTGGAGCCGTTCGCGTATGTCGATGTGCAGCTACATCCGGGGCGGACCCTGGACGTCGTCACGCAGGTGCACACCATGGAGGCCTTCGCCTCCGACATCGTCGACGACTACGGCCGCTACACCACCGCCTGCGCTGTCCTGGAAACCGCCGAACGGCTGGCCGGTGAGGAACGCGCGCCCGCGCCACGGTTGCACGCGCTGACCGCGAGCGCCCTGCGTGCGATCGCCGCCAAACAGCGTCCGCACGAACTGATCCTCGACGCATACCTGTTGCGCGCCATGGGTTTCGCCGGTTGGGCGCCCGCGCTCGACGAATGCGCCAAGTGCGCGACACCGGGTCCGCATCGTGCGTTCCACGTCGCCGCCGGTGGCGCCGTCTGCGTGCACTGCCGCCCGCCCGGCTCGGCCACCCCGCAGCAAGGGGTGCTCGACATGCTGGTCGCGCTGCTCAAAGGCGAATGGCAGGACGTCGAGTCCGTGCCCGAGGGCGTGCGCCGGCAGGCCAGCGGTTTGGTGGCCGCGCACCTGCAGTGGCACCTCGAACGCCAACTCCGCACCCTCCCCCTGATCGAGCGCTCCACCTTCTCCGCCTGA
- a CDS encoding DUF899 domain-containing protein, translating into MTRPAVASHDEWLAARKQLLTEEKELTHRLDALSAKRRELPMVPVEKNYEFEGTAGKVALADLFDGRRQLIIYHMMWRWDLDAGCPSCAMLLDNVGHLAHLHAQETSFAAVSRGPWENLNKYRDRMGWTFPMFSSFGSAFNYDFHVTQDESVAPIEYNYRTKAELEAKGENWFIDGEQPGTSVFWRDDDGTVFHTYSQYARGGDLLINTHNFLDLTPLGRLKHVGEAKHHDSYDAAETHCH; encoded by the coding sequence ATGACTCGTCCGGCTGTGGCATCCCACGACGAATGGCTGGCAGCACGCAAGCAATTGCTGACCGAGGAAAAGGAACTCACGCACCGGCTCGACGCGCTCTCGGCCAAGCGTCGCGAACTGCCGATGGTGCCGGTCGAGAAGAACTACGAATTCGAAGGCACCGCAGGCAAAGTCGCGCTGGCGGACCTGTTCGACGGTCGTAGACAGCTGATCATCTATCACATGATGTGGCGCTGGGATCTGGACGCGGGCTGCCCGAGCTGCGCGATGCTGCTGGACAACGTGGGCCACCTCGCGCATCTGCACGCCCAGGAGACCTCGTTCGCGGCGGTGTCGCGCGGACCGTGGGAGAATCTGAACAAGTACCGCGACCGCATGGGCTGGACGTTCCCCATGTTCTCCTCCTTCGGCAGCGCGTTCAACTACGACTTCCACGTCACCCAGGACGAATCCGTCGCACCGATCGAATACAACTACCGGACCAAGGCGGAACTGGAAGCCAAGGGCGAGAACTGGTTCATCGACGGGGAGCAGCCCGGCACCAGCGTGTTCTGGCGCGACGACGACGGCACCGTGTTCCACACCTATTCGCAGTACGCCCGCGGCGGCGACCTCCTCATCAACACCCACAACTTTCTCGACCTCACCCCGCTCGGGCGGCTGAAGCATGTCGGCGAGGCAAAACACCACGACAGCTACGACGCCGCCGAAACCCACTGCCACTGA
- a CDS encoding Fur family transcriptional regulator, translating into MPEKTQQDAPKSVGIRSTRQRSAISALLGDIEEFRSAQELHDELRKRGEGIGLTTVYRTLQSLADAGLVDVLRTDSGESVYRQCSTGHHHHLVCRHCGHTVEVEGPTVEAWADAIAGDHGFTEVSHTLEIFGTCRTCSKAGRGASVNPPA; encoded by the coding sequence GTGCCTGAGAAGACGCAGCAGGATGCGCCTAAGTCGGTCGGCATCCGCAGCACCCGGCAACGCAGCGCGATCTCCGCGCTGCTCGGGGACATCGAGGAGTTCCGCTCCGCACAGGAATTGCACGACGAACTGCGTAAACGCGGTGAGGGCATCGGGCTGACCACGGTCTATCGCACGTTGCAGTCGCTGGCCGACGCCGGACTCGTGGACGTGCTGCGCACCGACTCGGGCGAGTCGGTCTACCGCCAGTGCTCCACCGGACATCACCATCACCTGGTCTGCCGCCACTGCGGGCACACCGTCGAGGTGGAGGGCCCGACCGTGGAGGCCTGGGCCGACGCGATCGCCGGCGACCACGGCTTCACCGAAGTCAGCCACACCCTGGAGATCTTCGGCACCTGCCGCACCTGCTCCAAGGCGGGGCGGGGCGCGAGCGTCAACCCACCGGCCTAG